The following are encoded in a window of Arthrobacter sp. NicSoilB4 genomic DNA:
- a CDS encoding tripartite tricarboxylate transporter substrate binding protein has protein sequence MTRTRIAAALAAASLIALTGCGANAGAATTAANDFPKKGKSIEIVVAFAPGGAVDTAARLVQPILEKELGTNVEVVNKPGAGGQIGYTQLTSAKPDGYTIGATGSPSVVVSPLDPSRGAKYTRSSFQPLGRQVIDPAVIAVQPDSPYQTLKDLLDAAKANPKSLTASTTGLQTGEHFAMAQIQQTTGAEFAPVHFSEGASQATTAFLGKHVDVLVANVSDVNDLTKQGKARVLGVMTAERSPALPDVPTFKESGYDVEAGTVRGYSAPAGLPDAVAKKLEAALQKAIEDPAVAQKMKDLGLQTSYLSGKDYEQFWAGQEEDFKKVLPLVQKKD, from the coding sequence TTGACCCGTACACGAATCGCTGCAGCGCTCGCCGCAGCAAGCCTCATCGCACTCACCGGTTGCGGCGCCAACGCCGGCGCCGCAACCACCGCAGCGAATGACTTCCCCAAGAAGGGCAAGTCCATCGAGATCGTTGTGGCCTTCGCCCCGGGTGGCGCCGTGGACACCGCCGCCCGGCTCGTCCAGCCCATCCTGGAGAAAGAGCTTGGCACCAACGTTGAGGTGGTCAACAAGCCCGGCGCCGGCGGACAGATCGGCTACACCCAGCTGACCAGCGCCAAGCCCGACGGCTACACCATCGGCGCCACCGGTTCCCCGTCGGTGGTCGTCTCGCCACTGGATCCCAGCCGCGGCGCCAAATACACCCGCAGCAGCTTCCAGCCCCTGGGCCGACAGGTCATCGACCCGGCCGTCATCGCCGTCCAGCCCGACAGCCCCTACCAGACGCTCAAGGACCTCCTCGACGCAGCCAAGGCCAACCCGAAGTCCTTGACAGCCAGCACCACAGGGCTTCAGACCGGAGAACACTTTGCAATGGCCCAGATCCAGCAAACCACCGGCGCCGAGTTTGCCCCGGTGCACTTCTCCGAAGGTGCATCCCAAGCGACCACGGCGTTCCTCGGCAAACACGTCGACGTCCTCGTCGCCAACGTCAGCGACGTGAACGATCTGACGAAACAGGGCAAAGCGCGCGTCCTGGGTGTCATGACCGCTGAACGTTCGCCCGCCCTTCCAGACGTCCCCACATTCAAGGAATCAGGTTACGACGTGGAAGCCGGAACGGTCCGCGGGTACTCCGCACCGGCCGGACTGCCCGACGCCGTCGCCAAGAAGCTGGAAGCGGCCCTCCAGAAGGCCATTGAGGACCCCGCGGTCGCACAGAAGATGAAAGACCTCGGCCTGCAGACCAGTTACCTCTCCGGCAAGGACTACGAACAGTTCTGGGCCGGACAGGAAGAGGACTTCAAGAAGGTCCTCCCCCTGGTTCAGAAAAAAGACTAA
- a CDS encoding methyltransferase, with translation MATPALDTPGTEFLRPDQHVIDRLAKLPAANIGDAMDRLGVADSAIQAIWPGARLAGPAFTVWTRPGDNQGIHRALELARPGDVVVVCGGGDESRALLGELIGERAINLGLAGFALDGAARDAEALGEIGMPVFARAITPAGPYKNGPSRLGTPISFGGVPVLPGDIIIGDSDGIVVIPREQAASVADAAEAVFDDETNRRRAIVAARHQN, from the coding sequence ATGGCAACTCCAGCATTAGACACCCCCGGCACCGAGTTTCTCCGGCCCGACCAGCACGTGATTGACCGCCTCGCCAAACTGCCGGCCGCCAATATCGGCGACGCCATGGACCGTCTCGGTGTCGCGGACTCGGCGATCCAGGCGATCTGGCCGGGCGCCCGCCTCGCCGGACCTGCCTTCACCGTCTGGACCCGTCCCGGCGACAACCAGGGCATCCACCGCGCACTTGAGCTTGCCCGCCCCGGGGACGTAGTGGTCGTCTGCGGCGGCGGGGATGAATCCCGGGCCCTGTTGGGTGAACTCATTGGGGAGCGCGCCATCAACCTCGGCCTTGCCGGGTTCGCCCTGGACGGAGCGGCCCGCGACGCCGAAGCTCTCGGCGAGATCGGAATGCCTGTCTTCGCCCGCGCCATCACCCCTGCCGGGCCGTACAAGAACGGCCCTTCGCGCCTTGGAACGCCGATCTCCTTCGGTGGGGTTCCTGTTCTGCCCGGTGACATCATCATCGGCGATTCCGATGGCATCGTCGTCATTCCCCGGGAGCAGGCAGCCAGCGTGGCCGACGCCGCGGAAGCTGTCTTTGACGATGAAACTAACCGCCGGCGTGCCATCGTCGCGGCCCGCCACCAAAACTAG